Proteins encoded by one window of Maliibacterium massiliense:
- a CDS encoding ABC transporter permease gives MSLAKRALLYVRRNLRKSIVLFLILFSMFFFAITGLFVRTAADAAATQLRQNLPSFLKIETDRESAAAKAVTQDTVDAVRQRLPGVTACNPMEVYFLETGLRLTPGAHAGTQDVMARAPRFIGNADSGLNENFLYRTLEIIQGRAVTPQDRGVCVVSETLAQANHLALGDTITGTLPAEMTDKPESAGRAFSYEIIGIFAIQEDWPTSPLSPEQDFPQNFIFTDLSTAMDVQRAGSAAYGARYRLGASFILEDPRQLQPAARELTASSDMEGISVTVNDKAYRTSAAPLETLDSLTRTLVAVILVASALLLTLLLTLWVRDRKHEMGIYLSIGIRKRGVLLQLLLECVLIAAVAFTLAGAASGAASGAIGNAALGASAAQAPTTGQTPNPIAQQVNPVAEPAARTPAYLQARVGWGTLCTAAGAGMAIVALSVTLSAIPILRTKPKAILSSMS, from the coding sequence GTGTCACTCGCTAAGCGCGCGCTGCTCTACGTGCGGCGCAACCTGCGCAAAAGTATCGTGCTGTTCCTCATCCTCTTTTCCATGTTCTTCTTTGCAATCACCGGCCTGTTCGTCCGCACCGCGGCCGATGCAGCCGCCACCCAGCTCCGGCAGAACCTGCCCAGCTTTCTAAAAATCGAAACCGACCGGGAATCTGCCGCCGCAAAGGCCGTGACGCAGGATACCGTGGACGCTGTGCGCCAGCGGCTGCCGGGCGTGACGGCCTGCAACCCCATGGAAGTGTATTTCCTGGAAACCGGCCTGCGGCTCACCCCGGGCGCGCATGCCGGCACGCAGGACGTGATGGCGCGCGCGCCGCGCTTCATCGGCAACGCTGATTCTGGCCTCAACGAAAACTTCCTGTACCGCACTTTAGAAATTATACAAGGCCGTGCGGTCACGCCGCAGGACAGGGGCGTGTGCGTGGTCTCCGAAACCCTTGCACAAGCCAACCATCTGGCGCTTGGGGATACTATCACCGGCACACTGCCTGCGGAGATGACAGACAAGCCGGAATCGGCGGGCCGGGCGTTCTCCTATGAGATCATCGGCATCTTTGCAATCCAGGAAGACTGGCCCACCAGCCCGCTCTCGCCGGAGCAGGACTTTCCGCAAAACTTCATCTTCACCGACCTGTCCACGGCCATGGACGTGCAGCGGGCCGGCTCCGCCGCCTACGGCGCGCGCTACCGTTTGGGGGCGTCCTTTATTTTAGAAGACCCCCGCCAGCTGCAGCCCGCCGCCAGGGAACTTACCGCATCGTCGGACATGGAGGGCATCTCCGTCACCGTCAATGACAAAGCCTACCGCACCTCCGCCGCGCCGCTGGAAACCCTGGACAGCCTGACCCGCACGCTGGTGGCGGTGATCCTCGTGGCCAGCGCCCTGCTGCTGACGCTGCTGCTCACCCTCTGGGTGCGGGACCGCAAGCACGAGATGGGCATTTACCTGTCCATCGGCATCCGCAAGCGGGGGGTGCTGCTGCAGCTGCTGCTGGAGTGCGTGCTGATCGCCGCCGTGGCCTTCACTTTGGCGGGCGCCGCCTCCGGAGCCGCGTCCGGCGCCATCGGCAACGCCGCCCTGGGCGCGTCTGCCGCGCAGGCACCCACGACGGGGCAGACCCCGAACCCCATCGCCCAGCAGGTCAACCCCGTGGCGGAGCCCGCCGCGCGCACCCCTGCCTATCTGCAGGCGCGCGTGGGGTGGGGCACACTGTGCACCGCGGCCGGGGCCGGCATGGCCATCGTGGCACTGTCCGTCACCCTCTCCGCCATCCCCATCCTGCGCACAAAGCCCAAAGCCATCCTTTCATCCATGAGCTAG
- a CDS encoding ATP-binding cassette domain-containing protein encodes MPIIETRDLSFSYKNSDKLVLDHIDTAFEKEKLYVIFGPSGCGKTTLLALLGALDVPTGGQVLFDGRDCVRDRPGAPPPPECRVRVPEL; translated from the coding sequence ATGCCGATCATTGAAACGCGCGATCTAAGCTTTTCCTACAAAAACAGCGACAAACTGGTGCTCGACCACATCGACACGGCGTTTGAAAAAGAGAAGCTCTACGTCATCTTCGGCCCCTCGGGCTGCGGCAAGACCACGCTGCTCGCCCTGCTGGGCGCGCTGGACGTGCCCACGGGCGGGCAGGTGCTCTTCGATGGGCGGGATTGTGTCCGCGATCGGCCTGGAGCGCCACCGCCGCCAGAATGTCGCGTTCGTGTTCCAGAACTATAA
- a CDS encoding diguanylate cyclase: MDVRTENGTIDGLDRRARIEVFWQREMLREGSLAAQLNSIAACLPVGVGIYELEGETVYPVFVSDMTLRLFGFSRAEYDAYIGGGKPIFAMEDLRACMAQRHCAGGRTQVVNLELKTKTRQGAPLWVRVQGQVRYSQDALPLVYAVFTDLTEEKRAARKARWENERYRILNALTHAVSYDYDVETDTMRYYIDTDGKGVQERVLPHYVQQVLATARSTVDPQSTAYAASFRLAAEGQLSGQTEYRANYFGGGYRWYRTQWQRITPEDGGPYHLVGLVEDIEEERHLRRKAEVDAVTGLCNRATTEELINQALAVAPRALCVCAVVDIDNFKAINDRYGHLQGDEVLRQLGHLLRGNCRETDVVGRVGGDEFILFYKNIRPKVALRRLAALEVQSRTMLCPDGRQCVTLSIGVCASSGTERCYRQIVDKADSALYQAKRRGKGCIEVYNAAAQLQEGKMHEPS; this comes from the coding sequence ATGGACGTGCGCACCGAAAATGGCACCATAGACGGGTTGGACCGCCGTGCGCGGATAGAGGTGTTCTGGCAGCGGGAGATGCTTCGGGAAGGCTCGCTTGCAGCGCAGCTCAACAGCATTGCCGCCTGCCTGCCGGTGGGCGTGGGCATCTATGAACTGGAGGGGGAGACCGTCTATCCGGTGTTCGTCAGCGATATGACGCTGCGGCTCTTTGGCTTCAGCCGCGCGGAATATGACGCGTATATCGGCGGCGGCAAGCCAATTTTTGCCATGGAGGACCTGCGCGCGTGCATGGCGCAGCGGCACTGCGCGGGCGGGCGGACCCAGGTCGTCAACCTGGAGCTCAAAACAAAAACGCGGCAGGGCGCACCCCTGTGGGTGCGCGTGCAGGGGCAGGTGCGCTACAGTCAGGACGCGCTGCCGCTGGTCTACGCGGTCTTTACCGACCTGACGGAGGAAAAACGTGCCGCACGCAAGGCGCGCTGGGAAAACGAGCGCTACCGTATCTTAAACGCGCTGACCCATGCGGTGAGCTACGATTACGACGTGGAGACCGACACGATGCGCTATTACATCGATACGGATGGCAAAGGGGTGCAGGAGCGGGTGCTGCCCCATTACGTGCAGCAGGTGCTGGCCACTGCGCGCAGCACGGTGGACCCCCAGAGCACCGCCTACGCTGCGTCCTTTCGCCTGGCGGCAGAGGGGCAGCTGAGCGGGCAGACCGAGTACCGCGCCAATTACTTCGGCGGCGGGTACCGTTGGTACCGCACACAGTGGCAGCGCATCACGCCCGAGGACGGAGGCCCCTACCACCTGGTCGGCCTGGTGGAGGATATTGAGGAGGAACGGCACCTGCGCCGCAAGGCGGAGGTGGATGCGGTCACGGGCCTGTGCAACCGCGCCACCACCGAGGAGCTGATCAACCAGGCGCTTGCCGTGGCGCCGCGCGCGCTGTGCGTGTGCGCAGTGGTGGATATTGACAATTTTAAGGCTATCAACGACCGTTATGGCCATCTCCAGGGCGACGAGGTGCTGCGCCAGTTGGGACACCTGCTGCGCGGCAACTGCCGGGAGACGGACGTGGTGGGGCGCGTGGGGGGCGATGAGTTTATCCTTTTTTATAAAAACATTCGCCCCAAGGTGGCGCTGCGCCGGCTTGCCGCGCTGGAGGTGCAGAGCCGCACGATGCTCTGCCCGGATGGGCGGCAGTGCGTCACATTGAGCATCGGGGTATGCGCATCTTCCGGTACGGAGCGTTGCTACCGGCAAATTGTGGATAAAGCGGACAGCGCCCTGTACCAGGCCAAGCGCAGGGGAAAGGGCTGCATCGAGGTTTATAACGCCGCAGCGCAGCTGCAGGAGGGGAAAATGCATGAACCATCGTGA
- a CDS encoding FtsX-like permease family protein gives MSVFARAFLYLRRKWSRTLILLLIFFVLATALLIALPVARSARTAADELAATYNSSFAIQAIMDQTNPDLWDDVDMGNGLVGRIYNGPGIPREFIDKVCSVDGVTQYDMDKNVIVYLGDYAVYPGFNQAWIEKGDLPSYYEPIHFIIQAKTGTLNANRSTELNRYFQTGQIELMEGRHIDADEMGKVLVSDYFANQNNLQVGDRITLEIKEWYTILGGDDEKAISRQALEIAGIFKIVSKQRDMRSAEYVNAENQLYTNMQTFAQVNPVYDPNQKLFSKVKFFVDDPKHLEGIIAEVKSFDDLEWGGFSIEPDDMVYQASAAPLDAVRTWMFWLVVLLLVVLGAILYFTLTMWLRSRDKELSIMTSLGRSRKSILLQFLVESVLVAVVAVALAFLPAKFAGDAVANGFLGINTVTAKDGSRAIRYNYEPGEIIFVEAPSHTPELLHASISWTDIWWTLDAMLLIILLFIAIALYPLLRKNPRCIVYRN, from the coding sequence ATGTCTGTCTTTGCACGCGCGTTTCTCTACCTGCGGCGCAAATGGAGCCGCACGCTTATATTGCTGTTGATCTTTTTCGTGCTGGCCACGGCGCTGCTCATCGCCTTGCCCGTGGCGCGCAGCGCGCGCACCGCGGCTGATGAACTCGCGGCTACATACAATTCAAGCTTCGCAATTCAGGCCATCATGGACCAGACAAACCCGGATTTGTGGGACGATGTGGATATGGGCAATGGTTTGGTTGGTCGCATCTACAATGGCCCGGGTATCCCAAGGGAATTCATAGATAAGGTCTGCTCAGTGGATGGCGTAACCCAGTATGATATGGACAAAAACGTTATAGTCTATCTGGGGGATTATGCTGTTTATCCAGGGTTCAATCAAGCTTGGATCGAAAAGGGTGATTTGCCTTCATATTACGAACCTATACACTTTATTATTCAAGCAAAGACCGGCACCCTGAATGCTAACAGAAGTACGGAACTTAACCGTTATTTTCAAACCGGACAGATTGAGCTTATGGAAGGCCGACATATTGACGCAGACGAGATGGGCAAGGTGCTCGTCTCAGATTATTTCGCCAACCAGAACAACTTGCAAGTAGGCGACAGAATAACCCTTGAGATTAAGGAATGGTACACAATACTTGGCGGCGATGATGAAAAGGCCATAAGCAGGCAAGCGTTGGAAATTGCCGGTATTTTTAAGATTGTAAGCAAGCAACGGGATATGCGCTCTGCTGAATATGTAAATGCGGAAAACCAACTGTATACCAACATGCAAACCTTTGCGCAGGTTAACCCCGTATACGACCCTAACCAAAAGCTTTTTTCGAAAGTAAAGTTCTTTGTGGACGACCCCAAACATCTGGAGGGCATCATCGCAGAAGTAAAAAGCTTTGATGACCTGGAATGGGGCGGCTTTAGCATTGAGCCAGATGATATGGTCTATCAGGCGTCCGCCGCGCCGCTGGATGCGGTCCGTACCTGGATGTTTTGGCTTGTAGTGCTGCTGCTGGTGGTGTTGGGGGCCATACTGTACTTTACGCTTACCATGTGGCTGCGCAGCCGGGACAAGGAGCTGAGCATCATGACGTCGCTGGGCCGCAGCCGAAAGTCTATCCTGCTGCAGTTCCTGGTCGAGTCAGTGCTTGTTGCGGTGGTGGCCGTCGCGCTTGCGTTCCTTCCCGCCAAATTTGCCGGAGATGCCGTGGCCAATGGTTTTCTCGGAATAAACACGGTCACCGCAAAGGACGGCAGCCGTGCCATTCGTTACAATTACGAACCCGGAGAAATTATTTTTGTTGAAGCGCCTTCACACACACCTGAATTGCTGCACGCGTCCATCAGCTGGACGGATATCTGGTGGACGCTCGACGCAATGCTGCTCATTATTCTCCTGTTTATCGCAATCGCGCTCTATCCGCTGCTGCGTAAAAATCCGAGGTGCATCGTATATAGAAATTAA
- a CDS encoding ABC transporter ATP-binding protein, with protein MSFRDAFSYLKPYRFKLYGIMAMAVAISVISFYLPFVQQRLIDDGLVAMRVQTVVSCACILVGLHLASRLVEYLQKHVEITVANGMGKSLKMDALAHGMRLKPQYFKHQGFYKTMGDALYDIQGIMSITESSFLTFAVIIFKTIGAAIALFILDWRLALFVAALIPIKLCLNIFTSRRAARLNDDCVQQNKRYNSWFGDVIEGILDIKLWNLYGRKRGEYARLLDGMNSRQKRLQLWSQMDGIITGSIEDVVLNGIYVLGVYLIMGQALSLGGLLSFITFAGYLLTPVNLILHMRFMFRQIAPNIKSIKRFYALEEEDYAATLRAPDFATITFDHVSLQIDGKYIVKDISFQLRKGEKVVLTGENGSGKTTLLNLLLQLQEPTSGQIYLDDVPIDRINIMDYRRQFSVVTQDIHLFKGTVAENISMDGSNPDYGAFEAYAFCTDFIREWEQGYNTKVGVAGAKLSGGEKQKIALLRALNRGARVLIMDEPTASYDKESEAAFNEFVRDNQDYDFCIIVSHRREILRHVDRVITLQNGQIMDNHIYGM; from the coding sequence ATGTCATTTCGAGATGCTTTTTCTTACCTGAAACCGTACCGATTTAAGCTTTATGGCATCATGGCCATGGCTGTGGCCATATCGGTGATCTCTTTTTACCTGCCCTTTGTGCAGCAGCGGCTGATCGATGACGGCCTTGTGGCCATGCGGGTGCAAACCGTGGTATCCTGCGCGTGCATCCTGGTGGGCCTGCACCTTGCGAGCCGGCTGGTGGAGTACCTGCAAAAGCACGTGGAGATCACCGTGGCCAACGGCATGGGCAAATCCCTCAAAATGGACGCACTAGCCCACGGGATGCGGCTCAAGCCCCAATACTTTAAGCATCAGGGCTTTTACAAGACCATGGGCGACGCGCTCTATGATATCCAGGGCATCATGAGCATCACCGAGAGCAGCTTTTTAACCTTTGCGGTCATTATTTTTAAAACCATTGGCGCGGCAATCGCCCTTTTTATCCTGGACTGGCGCCTTGCGCTGTTCGTGGCGGCCCTCATCCCCATCAAGCTTTGCCTCAACATCTTTACCTCGCGCCGCGCGGCGCGGCTCAACGACGATTGCGTGCAGCAGAACAAGCGCTACAACAGCTGGTTTGGCGACGTAATCGAGGGCATTTTGGATATTAAACTTTGGAACCTGTACGGGCGCAAGCGCGGGGAGTACGCGCGGCTGCTGGACGGCATGAACAGCAGGCAGAAGCGCCTGCAGCTCTGGAGCCAGATGGACGGCATCATCACCGGCAGCATCGAGGACGTGGTGTTAAACGGCATTTACGTGCTGGGCGTTTATCTCATCATGGGCCAGGCCCTTTCATTGGGCGGCCTGCTCTCCTTTATCACCTTTGCGGGCTACCTGCTCACCCCCGTCAACCTCATCTTGCACATGCGCTTTATGTTCCGGCAGATCGCGCCCAACATAAAAAGCATCAAACGGTTTTACGCTTTAGAGGAAGAGGACTACGCGGCCACCCTACGCGCGCCTGATTTTGCAACCATCACCTTTGACCATGTTTCGCTGCAGATCGACGGCAAATACATTGTAAAAGACATCAGCTTCCAGCTGCGTAAAGGTGAGAAAGTCGTGCTGACCGGCGAGAACGGTAGCGGCAAGACCACGCTGCTCAACCTGCTCCTCCAGCTGCAAGAGCCCACAAGCGGCCAGATCTACCTGGATGATGTCCCCATCGACCGCATCAATATCATGGACTACAGGCGGCAGTTTTCCGTGGTCACGCAGGATATCCATCTTTTCAAGGGCACGGTGGCCGAAAACATCAGCATGGACGGCAGCAACCCGGATTACGGCGCGTTTGAAGCGTACGCCTTCTGCACGGACTTCATCCGCGAATGGGAGCAGGGGTATAACACCAAGGTGGGCGTGGCGGGCGCCAAGCTCTCCGGAGGTGAAAAGCAAAAAATCGCCCTGCTGCGGGCGCTGAACCGCGGCGCGCGGGTGCTGATTATGGACGAGCCCACCGCCAGCTACGACAAGGAATCCGAGGCCGCGTTCAATGAATTTGTGCGGGACAATCAGGACTATGATTTTTGTATCATCGTTTCCCACCGCAGGGAGATCCTCCGGCATGTGGACCGGGTAATCACATTACAAAACGGGCAAATCATGGATAACCATATTTATGGCATGTGA
- the ccpM gene encoding Cys-rich peptide radical SAM maturase CcpM translates to MNEVIFKAFRTRRSGYVYDRHSNTVFAVPDGQYDEFKRVESGELPPEESPVVRHYQQFGLLQPNVVRRIENPSTNILEHLADRRLSQLILQVTQQCNLRCAYCAFSGWYEGRQHANKWMAWETAKKAMDFYLDHIEEQENIRVGFYGGEPLLAFDLIKKCVDYIERHVEGREISFNLTTNGTLLTQEVEDYFAAHKIDILISLDGAKEEHDANRKYSDGRGSFDTIMENVRRIKRDYPEYGRTIGFNTVINPKSDLGCVEEFFDADSVLADNYMMFSDVEPTNLKEELQYSARFYEIRRYEYLKLLFMLAGKIDRKAVSRLVMQSRSRYERTYEMLSQRMPLQESAHPGGPCMVGAQRLFVNVDGRFFPCEKVNEQQDFFCIGDVEAGFNLDKMKALINIGQCTADACASCWNLRGCSICAASVELGDACAVCAENKAARCRQQQQNVMSNLYETCVLREFGYDLLERGGEPL, encoded by the coding sequence TTGAACGAGGTCATCTTTAAAGCCTTCCGGACCAGGCGCAGCGGCTATGTGTACGACCGCCACAGCAACACGGTGTTCGCGGTGCCGGACGGGCAATACGACGAATTTAAACGCGTAGAGTCCGGCGAGCTGCCCCCCGAGGAAAGCCCCGTGGTGCGGCACTACCAGCAGTTCGGCCTGCTGCAGCCCAATGTTGTGCGACGCATCGAAAACCCTTCCACCAACATCCTGGAACACCTGGCGGACCGCCGCCTGTCCCAGCTCATTTTGCAGGTCACCCAGCAATGCAACCTGCGCTGCGCCTACTGCGCGTTCTCCGGCTGGTACGAGGGACGGCAGCACGCCAACAAGTGGATGGCGTGGGAGACGGCCAAAAAGGCCATGGATTTTTACCTGGACCATATTGAGGAACAGGAAAACATCCGGGTAGGCTTCTACGGCGGCGAGCCGCTCCTGGCCTTTGACCTCATAAAGAAATGTGTGGACTATATCGAGCGCCACGTTGAGGGCCGGGAAATCTCGTTCAACCTCACCACAAATGGGACGCTGCTCACGCAGGAAGTGGAAGACTACTTCGCCGCCCATAAGATCGACATACTCATCAGCCTGGACGGTGCCAAGGAGGAACACGACGCAAACCGTAAATACTCCGACGGGCGTGGGTCCTTTGACACCATCATGGAGAACGTGCGGCGCATCAAGCGGGATTATCCGGAATACGGCCGCACCATCGGCTTCAACACGGTCATCAACCCCAAATCGGATTTGGGGTGCGTGGAAGAGTTTTTTGACGCGGACAGCGTGCTTGCGGATAACTACATGATGTTCTCGGATGTTGAACCGACCAACCTCAAGGAGGAGCTGCAGTACAGCGCGCGGTTTTACGAGATCAGGCGGTATGAATACCTCAAACTGCTGTTCATGCTGGCGGGCAAGATCGACCGCAAAGCGGTCAGCCGGCTGGTCATGCAGTCGCGCAGCCGGTACGAGCGGACGTACGAGATGCTGAGCCAGCGCATGCCGCTGCAGGAATCGGCGCATCCGGGCGGCCCGTGCATGGTAGGCGCGCAGCGCCTGTTCGTCAATGTGGACGGGCGGTTCTTCCCCTGTGAAAAAGTGAATGAGCAGCAGGACTTTTTCTGCATAGGCGATGTGGAGGCGGGCTTTAACCTGGATAAAATGAAGGCGCTCATCAACATCGGGCAGTGCACGGCGGATGCCTGCGCGTCCTGCTGGAACCTGCGGGGCTGCAGCATCTGCGCGGCAAGCGTGGAGCTGGGGGACGCCTGCGCGGTCTGCGCGGAAAACAAGGCGGCCCGCTGCCGCCAGCAGCAGCAAAACGTCATGTCAAACCTGTACGAAACCTGCGTCCTGCGGGAGTTTGGCTATGATCTGCTGGAGAGGGGAGGCGAACCGCTGTGA
- a CDS encoding ABC transporter ATP-binding protein, whose amino-acid sequence MGGIVSAIGLERHRRQNVAFVFQNYNLIDYMTPAENVQLTFKGDPMPFLQQVGITAKEAKRNVLKLSGGQQQRVAIARALASGAPVILADEPTGNLDEDTAGEITALLKRNAHELGRCVIAVSHSAVVAQEADTVLRLTHGKLAQAGRVEGGGA is encoded by the coding sequence ATGGGCGGGATTGTGTCCGCGATCGGCCTGGAGCGCCACCGCCGCCAGAATGTCGCGTTCGTGTTCCAGAACTATAACCTCATCGACTACATGACCCCGGCCGAAAACGTCCAGCTGACCTTCAAAGGCGACCCCATGCCGTTTTTGCAGCAGGTGGGCATCACCGCAAAAGAGGCAAAGCGCAACGTGCTCAAGCTCTCGGGCGGCCAGCAGCAGCGCGTGGCCATCGCCCGCGCGCTGGCCTCCGGCGCGCCGGTGATCCTGGCAGACGAGCCCACGGGCAACCTGGACGAGGACACGGCGGGCGAGATCACGGCGCTGCTCAAACGCAACGCGCACGAGCTGGGCCGCTGCGTCATCGCAGTATCCCACTCGGCGGTGGTTGCGCAGGAAGCGGATACCGTGCTGCGCCTGACCCACGGCAAGTTGGCGCAGGCGGGCAGGGTGGAGGGCGGCGGGGCGTAG
- a CDS encoding GntR family transcriptional regulator, translating into MQRHEPLYRYLYRAMVAQITSGYLRCGEQIPSQAALCAQYNAGITTVRKVIGMLIEAGYLRACSGQRAQVAYAGTPAAYATALLARRRGMADAYHGLGALMPALYSAGARLLGPGALEALQRIVDALEDTSPQSDVYRLANRFFAALLAPLNNLLIMDLQADAEHYLRTSYIAFDGVVNPNEVPPAKVRAWLARALDMMRAGAFNQLQAHIADMYTNAKAATDAYMDALAQRVAPPSAEAQEEVRWFRCRGRSELYVHIALHLVRRISAGEFQRQRYLPSIPCLMREYGVMKATASRAVALLGTLGVTRTLDKKGTEVTLRGMQLRREAVDMRDSAVQQRLTLCLDALQIMALTAREGAREAFPYIDASFPAQMRGKLANADGFQLNSVAVWLCMQCLMQSTPHHALRSIYQQMYTQMVWGYYMQFRTKSPAACIVEALRQGEAAITQGDADAFAEAMHEIFAEIYRQARAGVASYRIAALPAVLDDV; encoded by the coding sequence ATGCAGCGACATGAACCCCTTTACCGCTATCTGTACCGCGCCATGGTGGCGCAGATCACGTCCGGCTATCTGCGCTGCGGCGAGCAGATACCCTCTCAGGCCGCGCTGTGCGCCCAGTACAACGCGGGCATCACCACGGTGCGCAAGGTGATCGGGATGCTCATCGAGGCCGGCTACCTGCGCGCGTGCAGCGGGCAGCGCGCGCAGGTAGCCTATGCAGGCACGCCCGCAGCCTATGCAACGGCGCTGCTGGCGCGCAGAAGGGGCATGGCGGATGCCTATCACGGCCTGGGCGCGCTGATGCCCGCGCTCTACAGCGCGGGGGCGCGGCTGTTGGGGCCCGGCGCGCTGGAGGCGCTGCAGCGCATTGTAGACGCCCTGGAAGATACCTCCCCGCAATCCGATGTCTACCGGCTGGCAAACCGCTTTTTTGCCGCGCTGCTTGCGCCCCTGAACAACCTACTGATCATGGATCTGCAGGCTGACGCAGAGCATTATTTGCGGACATCCTACATCGCGTTTGACGGCGTGGTCAATCCCAATGAGGTGCCTCCTGCCAAGGTGCGCGCGTGGCTCGCACGCGCGCTGGACATGATGCGCGCGGGGGCGTTCAACCAGCTGCAGGCGCACATTGCAGACATGTATACAAACGCCAAGGCAGCCACCGACGCCTACATGGACGCGCTTGCGCAGCGGGTAGCGCCCCCCTCTGCAGAGGCGCAGGAGGAGGTGCGCTGGTTCCGTTGCAGGGGGCGTTCGGAGCTGTACGTGCATATTGCTCTGCACCTGGTGCGCCGCATCTCTGCGGGGGAATTCCAAAGGCAGCGCTACCTGCCCTCCATCCCCTGCCTGATGCGGGAATACGGCGTGATGAAGGCCACCGCCAGCCGCGCCGTCGCCCTGCTGGGTACGCTGGGCGTCACCCGCACGCTGGATAAAAAAGGCACGGAAGTCACCCTGCGCGGCATGCAGCTGCGCAGAGAGGCCGTGGACATGCGCGACAGCGCCGTGCAGCAGCGGCTGACGCTCTGCCTGGACGCGCTGCAGATCATGGCGCTCACGGCGCGCGAGGGCGCGCGCGAGGCATTCCCCTATATCGACGCGTCTTTTCCAGCGCAAATGCGCGGCAAGCTTGCCAACGCGGATGGATTTCAGCTGAACTCCGTGGCCGTTTGGTTATGCATGCAGTGTCTCATGCAGTCCACGCCCCACCACGCGCTGCGGAGCATTTATCAGCAGATGTATACCCAGATGGTGTGGGGCTATTACATGCAGTTCCGCACAAAATCCCCCGCTGCGTGCATTGTGGAGGCGCTCCGCCAGGGCGAGGCCGCGATCACGCAGGGCGATGCAGATGCGTTTGCCGAGGCCATGCACGAAATCTTTGCCGAAATTTACCGCCAGGCGCGCGCGGGCGTTGCCTCCTACCGCATCGCCGCGCTGCCCGCCGTGCTGGACGATGTGTAG
- a CDS encoding CLI_3235 family bacteriocin precursor → MKLNKRFELKDATVEAFAWCYCGTGGCYCSDPYQVQSLTDQQMGDVRNATSAAG, encoded by the coding sequence ATGAAGCTGAATAAGCGCTTTGAGCTGAAGGACGCGACCGTTGAAGCATTTGCATGGTGCTACTGCGGGACCGGGGGATGCTATTGTAGCGACCCTTATCAAGTACAGAGCCTGACGGATCAACAAATGGGTGATGTACGCAATGCAACTTCCGCCGCTGGCTAA